A genomic region of Metopolophium dirhodum isolate CAU chromosome 1, ASM1992520v1, whole genome shotgun sequence contains the following coding sequences:
- the LOC132951218 gene encoding uncharacterized protein LOC132951218, with product MTFELLPQNTAIPSTVISSNMSQVDSSSIVNNLFSSCSSGSDSAFNIHQEKVNNYNFSEIQNCNISDTLLTPNFKETFNNSRTNICDKLRYWILQYKVSHNGVDSLLSILRSEGIKVPKDVRTLMNTPKTKEITNITNGSYIHLGLKNMLLPLLKINNANIHITNKELEVGINIDGLPIARSSKSQLWPILISILNCNNLLSKIVIPIGIFHGYKKPHSIEEYLNPFIDDILDALRSGLDVNGTKMNLKISNIVCDAPAKSFLLNVKYFNAYFGCSSCTEEGEYLENRVVSTGTNASLRTDESFRNNSNEEYYKGDTPLLRLPINITDVVCLDYMHCICLGVTKRLTEFWVRGKKNIRLTDDQKQCINNELKILRSYVPSEFCRLPRPLDDVDFWKATELRSFVLYSGVIVLKGKLKSEFYKHFLLLVFATRLLISAHLDLKITYST from the coding sequence atgACATTTGAACTATTACCACAGAACACAGCAATACCGTCAACTGTAATTTCATCTAATATGAGTCAAGTAGACTCGTCatctatagttaataatttgtttagtaGTTGTAGTAGTGGTAGTGATAGTGCGTTTAATATTCACCaggaaaaagtaaataattataatttttctgagaTACAAAATTGCAATATATCTGATACTTTATTAACCCCAAATTTTAAAGaaacttttaataatagtaGAACAAATATATGCGATAAGTTACGCTACTGGATACTTCAGTATAAAGTATCACACAATGGTGTTGATTCTCTATTAAGTATTCTAAGGTCTGAAGGAATCAAAGTGCCAAAAGATGTCCGAACCTTAATGAACACTCCTAAGACTAAGGAAATTACCAATATAACAAATGGGTCATATATTCATTTGGgtcttaaaaatatgttattaccactactaaaaataaataatgctaatatacatattactaatAAGGAATTAGAAGTAGGAATTAATATTGACGGTCTCCCAATAGCCAGAAGCAGCAAGAGCCAACTTTGGcctatattaatttctattttaaattgtaataatttattatctaaaattgtaattccAATTGGTATATTTCATGGGTACAAGAAGCCACATTCCATTGAAGAATATTTAAATCCATTTATTGATGATATTTTAGATGCATTAAGAAGTGGTTTAGATGTAAATGGAactaaaatgaatttaaaaatttctaatATAGTATGTGATGCCCCAGCTAAGAGTTTTTTACTGaatgtcaaatattttaatgcctATTTTGGATGTTCATCATGCACTGAAGAAGGAGAATACTTGGAAAATAGGGTTGTTTCAACTGGGACAAATGCCTCCTTGAGAACAGATGAAAGTTTTCGTAATAATTCCAATGAAGAATATTACAAAGGTGATACCCCCTTACTAAGGCTACCGATTAATATAACAGACGTAGTCTGTTTAGACTATATGCATTGTATATGTCTCGGTGTCACAAaacgtttgactgaattttGGGTTCGAGGAAAAAAGAATATTAGACTGACTGATGATCAAAAACAATGCATTaataacgaattaaaaatattaagatccTATGTGCCATCAGAATTTTGTCGTTTGCCAAGACCTTTAGATGATGTAGACTTTTGGAAAGCTACAGAGTTACGTAGTTTTGTTTTGTATTCAGGAGTAATAGTTCTAAAAGGTAAACTGAAGTCTGAATTTTACAAACACTTTTTGTTGCTAGTTTTTGCCACAAGACTTTTAATATCAGCTCATTTAGATTTGAAAATTACTTACAGTACATGA
- the LOC132951192 gene encoding uncharacterized protein LOC132951192 produces MKFSRVEHRIWKFHEELYASSVSKNCCFRYEPCMRYTNEKGFGAKIVSNALIKKNKMIPGLGGQLFFIHDNDIKAGVNDFSVITRSCSLKQFVYLGPAAYINHDCESNAVFSSIGEPSYVQIKSVKQILPGEEITVFYGHGYFGDNNAQCECMTCENNMKGFFSKKVDTVDTMAVDDLPTITVNDPPETVNVPASTETKVESMSVDDLSTITVNDPPETVNVPASTETKVESISVDDLPTITVNDPPETVNVPASTETKEESETDDDSYTDTDVSSSDENEVHKTTDDEGSMQSTGSSDVDSPYKYHCSNCDLSFKYNCWYKRHMATHNPGTFTCEYCHKVFKRKDTMREHERLHLGGPKYKCEHCYKQFGDKRNMNMHIKLIHQGSMVKCQKCDKMYSGKRQLRYHDNRVHSKIKPFECNICAERFPVPCMLSVHRLKMVIY; encoded by the exons ATGAAGTTTTCGCGTGTGGAACACAGAATCTGGAAATTCCACGAAGAGTTGTATGCCAGTTCTGTAAgcaaaaattgttgttttag GTATGAACCATGTATGAGGTATACTAATGAGAAGGGATTTGGTGCAAAAATTGTATCGAATGccctcattaaaaaaaataaaatgattcctGGTTTAGGaggacaattattttttattcatgacAATGATATTAAAGCTGGCGTTAACGATTTCTCAGTCATTACCCGCAGCTGTTCCCTAAAACAGTTTGTTTACCTAGGCCCAGCTGCTTATATAAATCACGACTGCGAGTCGAACGCAGTGTTTTCGTCAATTGGCGAACCGTCTTACGTGCAAATAAAGTCAGTGAAACAGATTCTCCCAGGAGAGGAGATTACTGTGTTTTACGGTCATGGTTATTTTGGCGATAATAATGCTCAGTGTGAGTGCATGACGTGTGAAAACAATATGAAGGGCTTTTTCTCAAAAAAag TTGATACAGTAGACACTATGGCAGTGGACGACCTACCCACGATAACAGTTAACGACCCGCCAGAGACCGTCAATGTTCCTGCTTCTACTGAAACCAAAG TAGAGAGTATGTCAGTGGACGACCTATCCACGATAACAGTTAACGACCCGCCAGAGACCGTCAATGTTCCTGCTTCTACTGAAACCAAAG TAGAGAGTATATCAGTGGACGACCTACCCACGATAACAGTTAACGACCCGCCAGAGACCGTCAATGTTCCTGCTTCTACTGAAACCAAAG AAGAGTCTGAGACAGATGATGACAGTTATACAGATACAGACGTTTCTTCATCTGACGAAAATGAAGTACACAAAACAACTGACGATGAAGGTTCTATGCAATCAACAGGAAGTAGTGACGTAGACTCTCCTTATAAATACCATTGTTCCAACTGTGATCTATCCTTCAAATATAATTGTTGGTATAAAAGACATATGGCAACCCATAACCCTGGGACTTTTACATGTGAATATTGCCACAAAGTTTTTAAAAGGAAAGACACCATGCGGGAGCATGAACGCCTTCATTTGGGTGGACCAAAGTATAAGTGTGAGCATTGCTACAAACAGTTTGGAGATAAAAGAAATATGAACATGCATATAAAATTGATCCATCAAGGCTCAATGGTCAAATGTCAAAAATGTGACAAAATGTATTCGGGAAAGAGACAATTGAGGTATCACGACAACCGTgtacattcaaaaattaaaccGTTTGAGTGCAACATATGTGCGGAAAGATTTCCTGTACCCTGCATGCTCTCAGTACATCGTCttaaaatggtaatatattga
- the LOC132951233 gene encoding uncharacterized protein LOC132951233, translating to MFQEICKRLNGQQIAVMADETSDCGHIEQMAIVVRYFDDVENKPIELFISLETTDAQSIFNVLNTIVHKLKLDWLSVSSVCFDGAAAMAGHISGVQSRCSPSRHVVFEKIQKSVGVKLKTLKSLSTTRWACRVEAVTAIRDNFSVIIQTVHEINYSTKQPEIKAKGKGIISQCLNFNFIICLELMHPILQLIVKVSRVLQDPGISILTALEEIKCLRLAIENMRSDSLFYDDIYDQSQHICEEHGVNIPSVRPRKLPARRDENWKNQFVFETKKEEIRFSTMYPLIDSLVQGIDERFNQESTSIITGVGKMLKFELSKDDINLLTNHCDLSKDEFVSEIHLLKARNKDDILTNKDCAFWLKWLRENGIETIFFQHRKVLKGFSVIPVTSASCEGAFSKLTHIKTKLRTTMTQGRLDNLMLPYIEQTMAKNVDINDVIKEFKRMVPYERRLAL from the exons ATGTTTCAAGAAATATGCAAGAGGTTAAATGGTCAACAGATTGCAGTTATGGCTGATGAGACCAGTGACTGTGGTCACATTGAGCAAATGGCAATCGTAGTAAGATATTTTGATGATGTAGAAAATAAACCTATCGAATTATTCATCTCTCTAGAAACTACTGATGCACAAtccatttttaatgttttaaacacAATAGTCCATAAGTTAAAACTCGATTGGCTCTCTGTTTCTTCCGTTTGTTTCGACGGCGCAGCCGCAATGGCAGGTCATATTTCTGGAGTTCAGTCCCGAT gCAGTCCATCTCGACACgtggtttttgaaaaaattcaaaaaagtgTTGGTGTAAAATTAAAGACTTTAAAATCCCTTTCAACAACTAGGTGGGCTTGTAGGGTAGAAGCTGTAACAGCGATTCGAGACAACTTCTCGGTTATAATTCAGACAGttcatgaaataaattattcaactaaGCAACCAGAAATAAAAGCTAAAGGAAAGGGTATTATTTCCCaatgcttaaattttaattttatcatctgTCTCGAACTGATGCATCCTATTCTACAGTTGATTGTAAAAGTTAGTAGAGTACTTCAAGATCCCGGAATAAGTATTTTGACAGCTTTGGAAGAGATTAAGTGTCTTCGTTTGGCAATAGAAAATATGCGTTCCgatagtttattttatgatgatATTTATGATCAAAGTCAGCACATTTGTGAAGAACATGGCGTAAACATACCATCAGTCAGACCTAGAAAACTGCCTGCACGTAGAGatgaaaattggaaaaatcaGTTTGTATTTGAGACCAAGAAAGAGGAAATCCGATTTTCTACAATGTATCCATTGATTGATTCGTTAGTACAAGGAATTGACGAACGTTTTAATCAAGAAAGCACTTCAATCATTACTGGTGTGgggaaaatgttaaaatttgaattgagCAAAGATGACATTAATTTATTGACAAATCATTGTGATTTATCAAAGGACGAATTTGTAAGTGAAATACATCTTTTGAAGGCACGAAACAAAGATGATATTCTTACTAATAAAGACTGTGCATTTTGGTTAAAATGGTTACGAGAAAATGGTATTGAGACCATTTTTTTTCAGCATAGAAAAGTATTAAAAGGTTTCTCTGTCATACCAGTCACAAGTGCTTCGTGTGAAGGAGCTTTTTCGAAGCTAACACATATTAAAACTAAGCTACGGACGACAATGACTCAAGGGCGATTGGACAATTTAATGCTTCCATATATCGAACAAACCATGGCAAAAAATGTCGACATTAATGATGTGATCAAAGAATTTAAAAGAATGGTCCCATATGAACGTCGTTTAGCTTTATAA
- the LOC132933590 gene encoding uncharacterized protein LOC132933590 translates to VESTDANINLGNWHPIKAAKFFSNNFSGITNIKPAGSKKIKISFDTIFNGNCCLNSNILNENNFNAIIPSTLIFSYGIIKLDTAVSEAEFFEGVRSSVKIDAFKRISIKKVDKIVQTRIVELKFVASKIPSIISVFNMIFDVKPSVRSPVQCNRCLRFGHTQKYCRSCPRCSHCGKNNHSVGLCPRAQATDPVCLFCKQPHLATDRSCREWSTQKEIKHIMATENISYKDALIFKKNNCYTTAFSFSDIVKSQPPISEILKPNISLEEENFPRLNNHHHYFNSRKTKQKSHSPINKDKLNLPVEPHFSSPNGCCLTNLPNQSLTEVKNSADLSWIHSLSLKLSVSLINSPSLFSPFTPASLQSLIESSLNSLLNIPDSNFTSD, encoded by the coding sequence GTTGAAAGTACGGACGCTAATATAAATTTAGGAAACTGGCATCCTATTAAGGCCGCTAAATTTTTCTCTAACAATTTCTctggtattactaatattaaaccTGCgggttcaaaaaaaataaaaatttctttcGACACAATTTTTAATGGTAATTGCTGCTTGAATTCAAACATCTTAAATGAGAATAACTTTAATGCAATTATACCTTCTACGCTAATTTTTTCTTacggaataataaaattagacaCTGCAGTCTCAGAAGCTGAATTTTTCGAAGGCGTCCGATCTTCAGTCAAAATTGATGCATTCAAGCGCATCAGTATTAAAAAAGTTGATAAAATCGTTCAAACCCGTATAGTTGAACTTAAATTCGTCGCTTCGAAAATACCATCCATAATCTctgtatttaatatgatttttgatGTCAAGCCCAGTGTCCGGTCTCCCGTTCAATGTAATCGTTGTCTACGTTTTGGacatacacaaaaatattgtCGTAGCTGTCCTAGGTGCAGTCACTGCGGTAAAAACAATCATTCGGTTGGTTTATGCCCACGCGCTCAAGCCACTGATCCTGTATGTCTCTTCTGTAAGCAACCTCACTTAGCCACTGATCGTAGTTGCCGTGAATGGTCCACTCAAAAAGAAATTAAACACATCATGGCCACCGAAAATATTTCCTATAAGGATgccttaatttttaaaaaaaataattgttacacTACTGCTTTTTCTTTTTCCGATATTGTTAAGAGCCAGCCTCCAATTTCTGAAATATTGAAACCAAATATCTCCCTAGAGGAAGAAAACTTCCCCAGGCTAAATAATCACCATCATTATTTCAATTCTAggaagacaaaacaaaaatctcACTCCCCGATTAAtaaagacaaattaaatttaccaGTTGAACCTCATTTTTCTTCACCTAATGGTTGCTGTTTAACCAATCTCCCTAATCAAAGCCTTACCGAAGTCAAAAACTCTGCTGATCTATCTTGGATCCACTCTCTTTCTCTTAAGCTCTCTGTATCTCTTATAAATTCCCCCTCCCTATTTTCCCCTTTCACACCCGCCTCTCTTCAGTCCCTAATTGAATCTTCTCTAAATTCTCTCCTTAATATTCCAGATTCTAATTTCACTTCTGATTAG
- the LOC132951210 gene encoding uncharacterized protein LOC132951210 produces MPKYCNSKGRSLKRWVVVIFPESNDYSVIPVNWLVQSIDLVELSDTLINVDSVQYCKWPPFKVTNIELLNAIDPDKSWKLYKIKIVDNKIYVNFKQAWSKQVDIETSATENEYETPISNKKRKMSSSSDDSYEGINVAVEPVGHKNVGVPYATESIRHYTELQVTNDTASIDQQPSPVLQTEASTSFSSSAVIINAFNDNLNKLKVILLLNSTAMANQYIDTNFLSLFPINNKDGFQLIENNIINELDFVTKLESFIKSIGGCGSKNNITRVLQKLFTNEFAIITTWTGRGKNISISIGTSEIVKLLRRIIKANSNNTLTDSEFEIVVANWLRHANTRLNRSK; encoded by the exons ATGCCCAAGTATTGCAATAGTAAG GGACGATCGCTTAAGCGATGGGTGGTAGTTATTTTTCCTGAATCAAACGACTACAGTGTGATACCAGTGAATTGGCTTGTCCAATCAATCGATTTGGTGGAACTATCAGACACACTGATTAACGTTGATTCAGTTCAGTATTGTAAATGGCCACCATTTAAAGTGACAAATATTGAGTTACTTAATGCCATTGATCCAGATAAATCTTGGAAGTTATATAAGATCAAAATCGTTGATAATAAAatttatg TTAATTTTAAACAGGCGTGGTCCAAGCAAGTGGATATAGAAACTTCTGCAACTGAAAATGAATATGAAACACCTATATCCAATAAAAAGCGTAAAATGAGTTCATCTTCAGATGACAGTTAtgaag GTATAAATGTAGCTGTTGAACCTGTCGGTCATAAAAATGTTGGTGTTCCTTATGCAACTGAGTCTATCCGACATTACACCGAATTACAGGTAACAAATGATACAGCATCTATTGATCAACAACCATCTCCTGTGTTACAAACTGAAGCTAGTACATCATTTTCAAGCTCAGCAGTTATCATAAATGCATTCAACGATAATTTAAACAAGCTAAAagttattttact TTTAAATTCAACTGCGATGGCTAATCAGTACATTGACACAAATTTTTTATCTTTGTTTCCAATCAACAACAAAGATGGCTtccaattaattgaaaataatattataaatgaattgGACTTTGTTACAAAGCTg gaatCATTTATCAAAAGTATTGGTGGTTGTGgatcaaaaaacaatataactaGAGTACTACAGAAATTATTTACTAACGAATTTGCTATAATAACTACATGGACTGGTCGTGggaaaaatatatctatttccATAGGCACTTCAGAAATTGTGAAACTATTAAGaa GAATCATTAAAGCTAATTCAAATAATACTTTAACTGATTCAGAGTTCGAAATTGTGGTGGCTAATTGGCTAAGACATGCCAATACTCGTTTGAAtagatcaaaataa